From the Notolabrus celidotus isolate fNotCel1 chromosome 12, fNotCel1.pri, whole genome shotgun sequence genome, one window contains:
- the gra gene encoding uncharacterized protein C8orf88 homolog yields the protein MEVSRRRVLQKHLEPARPLRRCIQADIEPMISPATCAQAMIKEMNEEKNIEIEQFYKIVNLHKQKEGRISYSRDFLIGLASCPEARRKPEYLPEHPIVLTEARDLEHLKLHERRWNGGHEDMFPPQL from the exons ATGGAGGTATCAAGAAGAAGAGTCCTACAAAAACATCTGGAGCCTGCAAGGCCACTGCGTCGATGCATCCAAGCTGATATTG aaCCCATGATAAGTCCTGCAACATGTGCACAGGCAATGATCAAGGAAATGAATGAAGAG aaaaatattgAAATCGAGCAGTTTTACAAGATTGTCAACCTCCACAAGCAGAAAGAAG GAAGAATCTCTTACTCAAGAGATTTTTTGATTGGTCTGGCAAGTTGTCCCGAAGCCAGAAGGAAGCCGGAGTATCTTCCAGAGCACCCCATAGTCCTAACTGAGGCC AGAGATCTTGAGCACCTTAAGCTTCATGAAAGGAGGTGGAATGGTGGACATGAAGACAT GTTTCCACCTCAACTGTAA
- the rbm12bb gene encoding RNA binding motif protein 12Bb, giving the protein MAVVIRLQGLSVTAGSEDIRKFFTGLRIPDGGVHIIGGERDEAFIIFASDEDARRAMTRSLGCIKGSPVTLLLSSKTEMQNLLERSTKTVELDQKRRLEENARRAGRSMDSEVGRRPGSRLDHTPPPQHQEASSTNDEFLYLFLKGMPFSVTEGDVFNFFSGLVVDDLILFKTGYGAKNGKGIAKFATSKDAYEGLKRDRQYIGSRYVELSPSTEEYWCRAGGKVSLAGSTDVNFIRERSPIRNQRNPQHHARSQSPVSQRPTAASDEEYCVLLDNLSFTVEKDDIKKLFRTANLEDGQILHLMGSDGRRTRSSFVLFRSLRDYCDALSNEKRLFFNRWVYTRPISREKMITLLESQGTDDGPPGNSERFEESPPSDTYDAEKLCLLVRNLPFDVRKVEIMDFFLGFDITEDKVFVMSDHKGDGVGQALVLFRSEAEAMSALALNGQRFLGSEVILKCISRSQMQQLGFDPSMQEPCDQNPRPRQENYSSRSSAAAHQPGDTGYPDFRIPHDGDPKMPYAQAQNHGSYDYEPYVVDPHTPRDRGNGVRGGLQASVQNFDGPTCVQLLNLPFQIRREEIYDFCYGYQIISGSVSLQYDQGGRPKGSATAVFESRLEALKAIEELSGRPIGPRRIQLLLV; this is encoded by the coding sequence ATGGCAGTCGTCATCCGTTTACAGGGATTGAGTGTCACAGCGGGCTCTGAGGATATTCGCAAGTTCTTCACTGGCCTAAGAATTCCTGATGGAGGGGTGCATATTATTGGTGGGGAACGAGATGAAGCTTTCATTATCTTTGCTTCGGATGAAGATGCAAGACGAGCCATGACACGGTCATTGGGTTGCATTAAGGGTTCACCTGTGACATTGCTACTGAGTAGTAAAACAGAAATGCAGAACCTGCTGGAAAGAAGCACAAAAACTGTAGAGCTAGATCAAAAGAGGCGACTCGAGGAGAATGCAAGACGTGCTGGAAGATCTATGGACTCTGAGGTGGGCAGGAGACCAGGTAGCAGATTGGATCATACCCCTCCTCCTCAGCACCAGGAGGCTTCAAGCACTAATGACGAATTCTTGTATTTGTTCCTAAAAGGAATGCCTTTCTCTGTGACTGAAGGGGATGTCTTTAATTTTTTCAGTGGTCTAGTAGTTGATGACTTAATCTTGTTTAAAACTGGATATGGTGCAAAGAATGGGAAAGGTATTGCCAAATTTGCCACCAGTAAGGATGCATATGAAGGCCTGAAGAGGGATAGACAATACATAGGGTCAAGGTATGTAGAGCTCTCTCCATCAACAGAAGAATACTGGTGTAGGGCTGGTGGTAAAGTGTCATTGGCTGGCAGCACGGATGTCAACTTCATAAGGGAGAGATCACCGATTCGCAATCAGAGGAATCCACAACATCATGCAAGGTCtcaatcacctgtgtctcagaGGCCAACTGCTGCTTCTGACGAAGAGTACTGTGTTTTGTTGGACAATCTATCCTTCACAGTGGAAAAAGATGACATAAAGAAGCTCTTTCGTACTGCAAACCTTGAAGATGGCCAGATCCTACACCTAATGGGCAGTGATGGCAGAAGAACTAGATCTTCATTTGTGCTTTTCAGGAGTCTGCGAGACTATTGTGATGCCTTGAGCAATGAAAAAAGGTTATTTTTCAACCGATGGGTTTATACCCGCCCAATTTCAAGAGAGAAAATGATCACCCTCCTGGAATCTCAGGGCACGGATGACGGACCTCCTGGTAACTCTGAAAGGTTTGAGGAAAGCCCTCCATCTGACACCTATGATGCAGAGAAGTTGTGTCTGCTTGTGCGAAACCTGCCGTTTGATGTGCGAAAAGTTGAGATCATGGACTTCTTCCTTGGGTTTGATATCACAGAGGACAAGGTGTTTGTGATGAGTGACCATAAGGGTGATGGTGTTGGACAGGCTCTGGTTCTATTCCGGTCTGAGGCAGAGGCTATGAGCGCACTCGCTCTCAATGGACAGAGGTTTCTTGGGTCAGAAGTCATTCTGAAATGCATTTCGCGGTCACAGATGCAGCAGTTGGGTTTTGATCCTTCGATGCAGGAGCCATGTGATCAAAACCCACGGCCAAGACAGGAGAACTACTCCAGCAGGAGCAGTGCAGCAGCCCATCAACCTGGTGACACCGGGTACCCTGACTTCCGGATTCCTCACGATGGTGATCCAAAAATGCCTTACGCACAGGCTCAAAACCATGGCAGCTACGATTATGAGCCCTACGTGGTGGATCCACACACTCCACGAGACCGGGGTAATGGTGTTCGGGGAGGCTTACAAGCCTCAGTGCAGAATTTTGATGGACCCACCTGTGTGCAGCTACTGAACTTGCCATTCCAAATCAGACGGGAAGAAATCTATGACTTTTGCTATGGTTATCAGATTATCTCTGGATCAGTGTCACTACAGTATGACCAGGGTGGAAGACCAAAAGGCTCTGCGACTGCGGTGTTTGAGTCCCGTCTGGAGGCGCTGAAAGCAATTGAGGAGCTGAGTGGAAGACCAATAGGTCCAAGAAGAATACAGCTACTACTTGTGTAA